ctgctgcaactgttcACCGAGGTTATgtatttgctgctgttgagatgTTGCTGGAATAATACTGATCGGTGTGGCTTGTGTAGCAGATGAACCGCCTGTGTACACTTGACGTACTACGATCGATGATTGCGTGCGTCCACCGAGCGTTGTTATAATGCGCTTCGGATTCATCAACCGTGGTCCTGCCAACTATGCGcgttaataataataaaaaaaaacatatgctCTTCATCAATTACCTCATCCCTAATTCGATCAACAGCACTGTTACTTACCTTATTTCCACCGATACCCAAAGCGGCACCGAATGTACTGCCACCATTATTACCCCCACCGTTGGTAGGTTCCTCTTTGGTATTGCCAATAATACTGCTCGCCGAAacgccgctgctactgctgctgctactactgctgcttccattACTACCCGTACTACCAAtactgcttatgctgctgttcgaaTTGGAGTTCGATGCGGCTAGAAAGGCTTGCGGGGACTTCAGTTGCGCCTTCAATTGGTGTCGATTTGGACTGTTTTGAATCACTGCCTGGCAGATCTGATAGCTACGCTCCAAATTAACCGCGCCGGGTGGTAAGTTCGAATTACTCGTACGTCCTCCACCACGCCTTCCTCCTCCACTGCCCGTAGCCGATTGGCTTGCAGTAGACAACGCAACAGAAGTTGCCGGAACAACCGCACGATGCTTTCTTTGTCCAGCACCGACGATCACATTCGTTCCAACTACCGTTACAGGGGTTAATGAagattgttgtggttgctgctgctgctgttgcaccggAACATACTGACCACTGTTTACCAGTAGCGCATTTTGACCCCGTATCAACTGGTTCGTCACAAATTTTTGTTGAAATCTTTGTTGTGACTGAGTCGGTGtaacgatctgctgctgctggtgatgctgcagctgttgctgaggAGCCACTTTTTGCGTCACTTGTGTAATCACCTGTGCTCGCTGAAGAGGTAAACGGggacgctgctgttgttgttgctggtgctgttgttgaccGATAGTGGACGGTGTGGACATTATAATCTTTTGTAACTGGATCGGTTTTTGAATCGTTGTCACAGTAGTTGAGTTCTGTAACGGCTGTCGTGGAGGAAGTTGCTGATCCTGTGTTTGAATAAACTGCTGCCCTCCGAGCTGTGTGGCAGCACCTGTAGTTTGTTGCACAGTAAGTGGCAGCTTCGCACCGGTTACAGCGTTCACTACGCTAGTAATCGGTCGCGAGGTGATAATGAACTttggttgatgctgttgttgtgaagCCTGCTGCAGTAGGgcatgatgattatgattgtTTGCCGCTGTATCCATCTCGAAACGTATGTGCTGCCCGGTAGACGTTTGTACATGTTGTATTgtctgcggctgctgctgttgcgttgcaACAAGCTGCTGTGCTGGCGGTACTGCAACCGCACCTGCAACTCCATAGTTTCCAGCCACACTTTCGATCACACGGCTTAGATTATCGTGATTATTGGGCGCCCCCAACGGTAACAACGGGGAGGATGTCACGACATTTAGCTTCGAAAGCTGAGCTTGGATTCCgtgttgatgctgatgttgctgtggTGAATGTTGTTGCAGCTGATTGCAGCTATCATCGTTTCCCAGCTTTATGCGCGTTACTAACTGCTGATTGCCCTGCCGAATAGTGGTATAGCTTACGCCTTGATCAGTCTTAAGCATATTGTTTCGCATTCCATCTTTAATCTGTAACAGAGGAGCGAAATTAGAGATCCATTAATTGATGCGCAGTGACAAACGCAGAGCATCACAACCAAACACTACGAGCATTTCAGTTGTTGATGGGCTTCTGGTGGATTTATTAAACAGATATTTCCAGACTCGCCTCAGATGTCAGCTGAATCGTACTGCCGGCGCTCACCGTTACCGGATGCGACGCAACCACGCCACCTCCAAGCATATTGGGGGATTGATGATGAACTtgcaccgcctgctgctgctgcggttgttgctgaGTGTTGAACTGAAAAACATTCATTCcctgcgtttgctgctgctgttgcgctgccGGAGGTGCCGTTTGCATAGTTGTCATTGTGGTTTGTACCGTTGGCTGCTGGTGAGCTAAAAAACTTATTCCACTAGCTGCACTCTGatgaatctgctgctgctgttgctgttgctgctgctgctgagcttgATGGTTTTGATTATGATGGCCGGTGGTCATTTGTTGTATCAGTGTCGCCGTTGCAACGGGTAGTGTCGTTGATGACGATTGTTGCATCgtctgttggtggtgatgttgcggGTGCTGAATAACATTTGGcagatgctgttgttggaggTTCGACTGAGTGGCATGCAAAGTGTGTTGCTGCGTTTGCTGGTTGGTACTGGTCAGCAGGGTAGGTGTTTGTATGGTAGTAGCGCCGGGCGATACTGCCGCCATTGTCGGGGCCATACTGGAGCCGAGCGGAGAAAGGATAATACTGTTACTGACATCAGCtagatgatgctgatcgacCACCAACATCTTCGCCGGgtccatcattttcattttaaactgAGTCCATACTGGATCtgtaaaagaaataaaaatattctttGAATGTAACATAATCTTAGTTCCGTCCAGATCCCTCTAGAAATAACATGAATAACATCAATAGCGATCAAGAAGTAGAATCCATCAGCGAGAGACAGACGAGGTACACGGAATGACCAATTTGGAATTAAAGTGAATCCTCTGAAATTGCACTATATCCATAAAGTACTACGACGCCATGCTTGAGCTCATTGTTAGAAACGAAAAGGGAACAAGtgcaaaaataaacgaaagaCTATTTCAAAGTATAGAAGAAATGATAATACAGTTAAACTGTGTACAAAGCACAATCAAAAAGGACCTCAACAACGCAAACATCAGAGAACAAGCGAATTAACCAAGCAACGTAGATCGTTTTCCGCACCTAATGCAAACTCCCAGTTCTTCAGAAAGATGCCGTTTAAGTTGCAGACAAAACTACCAAGAAGAACATTGTAGTCAACCCAAAACCAAGAAGTACGCGGACATAGTAACGAAAATGAGGTACGTAAAACATGATATTCCAGCCGGAGCAAGGAAAGTAATGCACTGGTGGCATGTGCTTCCCTAACTTACCACCACAACTAAGCACTTCTTCGACGACACCATCTTGTTTTCCGCCCTCTTCTGGGAGCGGAAATGGAGGATGATCGGTAGTAAACAAGTAATCCCTTGTCGCCGCCTGTAGATGTTGATCCTGTGAGGATCCACTGGCGCTCTGGGAAACGATTGTTACTGGCGGCACGGTGTTGTCACTGTTGGATCGTTGCTCGAATGTTGCTGGTGTCGATgcaattgatttcaatttacGCAGATGCAAATGTTCACTAACAGTGGTATGACTTCCATTTCTCGCTCCCGGATCAATCAGCCCCATTTGTCCGTCTTCAACTACCAGAATTGTGGTAGTGCGTCTCGgtacaccaccaaccaacccggtAGAGGTTATAGGTTGACGATAAGATCTTCCTGCCGGGGTGTACTTTGCTTCCGTTGCAGTGTCCTTTGTCCCACAAGTGCTGTTACCGACCATCTGTTCGCCTAGTGCCTGTTGATCCAATGAATTGgatcgctgttgttgctgatggcgTTGGCCGTGGGTGGAAGTCACCGGGTCCCGCGAGTCGCCATTAGCCAACAcactttcctcttcttcctccttgcGCCCAGTTTCTTCGTCATCAAACGTGTCAGCGCCGGCAGCCGCCATCACCAAGTCCGATTCTAACATGATAGCCACATCTTGATCATGGTTATGCTCAACGACTGAACAGAGTGCATTTTGGGAGTGGAGTATTAACACTGGATTAGTGCGAATGTGCTGTTCCTCAAACGATGATTGTTTGGTAAGAACATTCAATTCAGAactggaagttttttttttcatacctAAGACCAAAATCCTGACAAATGATAAAGGTTCTTTCCTTGTTATTATATGGAAGGCCTTGCTTTTTACCAATACGAGCTCCCTTGACTTCCCACCTATCTATCCAATTCAAGTGCTGCGCTAAAGGAACCATTCAAACCCATAAAGTAAAACCGTTGATCGCTCCCGTAGTACTTACTTTCTGTGCTGATCATCTCGCCACCGGTTGAATCCACCATACCGTACACTGCATCGCCGCCATCCACAACGTCCTCGATGTAGCtatcaagctgctgctgaccatgcatttgttgttgttgtgggtgctgttgctgctgctcatagTGATGCGGTAGTGTTACGTCTGGACCGTCCAATGGCGATTCGTAggattcttctgcttcctgatcatcttcttcctcatccagctcatcctcctcttcctcatctgCCTCATCAacattctcttcttcttccaattCCTCTCCATCGTTCTGCGTCGAGGGCTGGTGCTCGACTTCACACTCAGCGTCTACCAAACCGTCGTTCAGTAAATCAGCACCTGCCACACAATTCGATAGCTCCGAAATGGTACCTCCGGAATAAAGAATGTGTGTACCTCTCATTTCCGCCCCGGCACCTGCAGCGGTTCCTACTACAGGCGATAGACTGACGTTTGGTAGCAACAAGCCTGCAGTAAGTGACGCATTGTTATTCTGGAGAACCTGCTCcgactgctcctgctgctgctgctgctggaactctCCGTGATCTTGACTCAACTGATAATGTccttgcagctgctgctgttggtgttgctgttgttgctgatcaaGTACACAGTTCATcccatcctcatcctcctccgaTGTGGGGGCCGTTTCTTCACCTTCCTGTCGGTAATGTGAGGTGTCGTACTCATCCAGGCAATTTTCATGCATTGTAGCAGCATCTTCGTCCTCGCCTACTTCCTCCTGCAAACCTACGTTTTGCGGCGGCATACTGCTTACCATATGCAGCAGATGATTATGATCGGCCATACCGTCCGGTTTGGTGCCTTCATCCGGAATATCTTCTCCATTCGCAGCGGAAGCAATATCACAGTAGTCACTCGCCTCGTTTACATTGTAGCAGAAGGGCTCTTCTACTCCATCGTCCTCTTCGACCTTCAAATTGTACAAACCGCTGCCGTCgtcagcaccggcagcagcgaccatcgtcgtcgctgcatGTGAGCTTTGCGATGCTTTGCTTGAAGTTCTTTGAAACTGAAGCTGAAGATGAtcctgttgatgttgctgatgaagaTGCACATGATCGTGATGATAAGCGGTAAGGTTCATATTCATCACGCCGGATGACGATGGCAacagctgctcctgctgtagTGGCTGATAGCGACGCACTTGATTGGGCTGACGAATGTGAACGATggattgatgatggttgtcTAAAATTTCAGAGCCTACTTCACCATTGTAGTCCTCCATGTGATCATCTTCTTTCTTTAGAACCATTCCAAGAACAAGCTCATTCGTATTCCCCTCCTCTAGgtcttcatcatcctcatcggcTGTATTGGTGGCTGTCGTCGTCTGTACACctccatcctcatcctcatcacgaTCAtattcatcttcctcttcatcctcgtcctcttcctcatcagCCGCTTCCTCATCCTGTACCACCGCTGATGCATCATTCTGTCCAAGATCAGCCGCCACGACAGTCTGCGTCATTGCCAAATTTCCTACCCTAGCCAGCCCATCCTCTGCTGCACTAGCATTGCTACAAGCAAGCTGTGACTGATGCACAATCACCAAATTACGAtctacaccatcaccacggacAACACCACCTTGCAGAACATTTTCGAACGTATTATTCATATGCAGCGCCGTCTCTtctcctgctcttccttctcctcctcctagtTGTCCTGTTCCAACAACTGTTGCACCTTCCAGATGATTGTCACTTGCGGCCATCATTGCGGTGGTTGACgcactgctactgttgctgctatcgTTCGAGATCGATAGCAactgtgctgctggctgctgttgggcAGCTGCTGGCTGGGGTAATGCCGTAACCGTTACCGATGGTGGCAGTGACCGAAGACTCAAGGCGGCCGCGTCGGCAACGGCAGACGCATTCGATCCCACACCGTAGGTGGTGGATCCGGAAGACACGTTCGATGTTGAAGTAGCAGAAGCGGAGGAGGatggcaaacaaacgaaactaAACATCTGGCCCGAACCGTGATCGTAGATCATCTGAGTCTGGCGACCGGTAGCAGTGCCACCCACCAATCCATTCCCGGTATCTCCTGTCGATATCACAACaggctgtggctgttgctgctgacgatcgCGGGCATTGGGCACTGTCATGGTTAACACTCGCTGTTGCTGTATACTATGCAGACTTCCTCGTTCCAGTTTTGGGCCTCCTCTTGGATCGCTGTCGACTGCATTGTACGTTCCAGCTAGATCGTTTGCATCTTCAAGGATAAGATCGGATGATGGACGAAGCGATTggttctcttcctcctcatgcGAGCTCGTGCCATCACCATTAAGCGTCATGATAATCATGGGATCCTCACTATCCACCTCTtctgcgtcatcatcatccacaagAATTGTCGCACTCGATGCTTGTAGCGTGGAAAAGTTTCTATTGCTTCTACCGTTGCTGCCACCGCGTCCAACTAGTTGGTGGCGCCGTATTTTCTTTCTCGACTGTTGTTCATGGTGCTTATGTGCCCCAATCGATGCTGCAGCACCTGCGACACTATACAGCCCTCCTTTCCGTCGCCTATCAGTCAGTGAGCTTCCATCGATAAATGTACCAGTACTAAAATGTTTAGTATTGGTGGTGGCTGATAAATTGCTCTGACTGGTATTACTACTAATACTAaagctactgttgctactgacGTTCACTACCCTAGGACTATTGCTATTGCCGCCACCATTGTTGCCACCGCTCTCGCTGCTCTCGGTGGAGGAAACAGACTTGATGACGGCAGCGGGAGCGGCTGTCGCACTCTTgttggtattggtggtggtgataaggCGATTTAGattattactactactgcttctgTACACGATGCTAgttgtgctgttggtggtagtggtgctagGCTGCTGAGCTCCTGCAGAGACTCCCGCCGTTGACGTCACAATCGTCATCAGCCTGCTACCACAAGCGTCCTCAGTCCGTCGTCTCGATATCTTACAGTTCCCTAGCAGATCGTCTCCATGGGGTGGTGTTTCCGAGCGATTGCTGTAGACGCGCTTCATACTACCAACAACACCccctgctcctactgctgccaAGGTCGTCGTTTGATGAACCAACGGCTTAGCGCCAAGCGAGGTTGCATCAAGGCGCTTAACAACGACCGGtgacgatcgagcgatcaGTGGACTCGCTGCATTCGTAGTCGTTGTTGTTATCGTCAAGGCAGCATTGCTGAGCGGATGATGCTGAACGAATATGCCGGGTTGCTGCGGTTGGcagtttccggttccggccaaCGCCGATCTCGTCACGGCACCCACCGTACGGAGTCGTTTGGGTGACATCGGTTGCGAGCCGCTGACTTTCACTGCTGCAACACCACTTCCAAGGGGAACAACAACTTCCGCACTATTGCTGATGGTGACGCTAGATCCATTGTTACCTAGTGTCCCACCCATTGTCGAGAGCATTCTTTTCGATCCTCCACCGTACGATGCCATCGTCGTTCTTCCTCCGGGGCTAGATTGAGTGGAGCGTACGGTCGTTAAGGGTAGCGCAACCGGATTCAGTATCGTCTGATAATGCTGCGCTACAGCCGATGGTTTGTGAAGTTGCTTACTGACACCAACTGCTGTATCATCGCCACTGCTGAAAGGATTCGCCGTTGTACTGGTAGCGATCTCCGTCGTCGGTCGTAAACGAAACTTCGTCTTCAGCGGTGGCCGAGCATTGTCGATGGTAGCGGCATTTGCAGTACTAGCCGTGATGGTGGCGCAACCTATGGAACTGTTGCTAGTATTACTACTAGCCGCAACGGCGCCGATAGGGTCTACGAAGACTCCACCGCCGACCCTCGCAGCAGGAGGAATACCACTAGCGAGCGAGGTTGCAACACCGGACGTAACCGAAATGGTTGTACGCGCAGGAAGAACGATCATTCCACTCGATGTGGTAATGATGGTCGCTTTGGATGAGAAGGAAGGTGCTGTTACTTTCGTGGCATTCGTCGTCATCCGgccgctactgctgatgaCCGGGTGTATCTTTGCCACTGTTCGAGCAACACTAACGGCAGGTGGGACACGTCCTCCTGAAACGGCAACACTCGACACAGTGCTGGCCGTTGAAACTACCTTATTCACCACCATTGATACAGTCGTGGGCAGTGAAGAGAtaggtggtgttgttggtggaacCATAGCCACTGGTACTGGTACCGGTATGGGGGCTACCACTGGTACTGGTATCGTaggggctggtggtgctggtggtgacggaTTAGCCATGGTACCAGCGGCACCGATGAATGCACCGCTCGCGTACTTTCGATCACCCCACATCGGTTCAAAGTGCTTCAACTTCCATGGATCCAACTTCCCCCGTTCACGCTCTGCTTCCGCACGCAGTTTTATTTGCGCCTCGGGCGTAAACTCGCCCTCCGACAACCGATCGCGCCACTCTTGGCAGGCACGGGCGAAGAACTCGTTGTTCAGACTGGACGGATTCAACCGGATGCCATTGCGCTCACATTCCAACGCATCGAGGGCCAGCGGTCGATCGACCGGTGGCAACAGCTGCACCAGCTTGTACTGATAGAGCGGCGGTAGTAGCTGAAACGTTTCCCGGTTCAACAGCGCACGCAAGTTCGTGCTCACCAGTATCGAATCGGGCGTTTCGAGATCAATGCACCCTTCACGCGTCTGCTCGAGCTGGGCCGCGGTCGACAGTTTCTTGTTCGTACGTCGGCGCGTTTTAATGCTGAAACCCGGTATCGAGGCCAACACTTCGCGCATCGTCGATgcaccaccgtccaccgaGGAATACTTATTGGACCCCATCTGACCGGATGCTGTTCCACCACCTCTTTGATGCTGTTGTCTAGATCCGGCTGCCTGtcgaccaccggtggccatccTAGGAACGTTTCTCcgaagatggtgatgatgctttgGAGTACTACCAAGCGTAGCAGTAGCCACCGGAACGACGACGTTTGCACTAGCAGAGGACAGTGTTGTTACGCGCTGCTGAGTAGGTGAGCCAGCAGCTCGTAGCATCACCGGTGTGCTGCACTTTGGCGAAGACAGCGGCATCTCGAGCGACACGTTCAGTGGGTCCACTTCTTCATCCTTCAGCGACGCCGGTGGCAGAGACGAATCATACTCATCCGACAGGATAACGCAGCTCGTGTCGGTCGTCGAACAGGATGGTAGCTGTTCCGTGTAGCTGACATCCTCTATCGTGCTCTGATCGCTGATATCAATCACagtcacctgctgctgctccactggctgttgctgtttttgcgTCGATCCAGTAACCGATCGTTCGGTTCCAATACCGCCAACACTCTTGTTATTGGTAATGCTAATAATATTGCTACCGATACTAGTCCGCACGATAGGTTCACTAGCGACGGCAGTAACCACCGGAGCGACACCACTACTACCGGTAGTTGGCGGTGTAACCATCGAAAGCACTCGTACCGGAACGGTCGGGCCCGTCGATGATACCGGACAATCGTCGGCAGCCAGTGATGCCATCGCGGCCAACGAAGAACCCACGACGGTTCCGGCAGTTCCACCGGAGCTTGTGTTGAGGTCAGTGGtggttgagctgctgctgctgctgctgctgccaccgctatTGCCGCCTTCGGTGCTGACGAACGTTGAGCCTCCGCCACCGTGTAGCGTCTTTCCTGCtccggtggcgacggcggcgggcgggacatgttgctgttgtttcgtCGAACGGTTCGCTTGCACCGGTGGAGGGGGCCCCGGAGATACGtcgcattccattttccgacgAAATTTTCtacaaaagaagagaaaaacggaCGAAACACGATCAGTAGGGCGAACTGGCGAACACGAAGACTAAACGAACGAGACTAAACTAACTCCAAGATAGCTTAGATGCAACAATCAGGGAAACACATTTTCAGCTTTGCCTTCCTTTGCACTATAATCAAAGTGGCCTCTGCATAAGCACCCAATTTAACGCGTGTATTTCTGGTGAAAATGCTTATCTTACACACACTCTGTACTATATGTTACAGCTCGCACAACCCCCCTGCCAACCCAAGACCGGAAAGAACGAAAACGCaccgccactgtcactgtcggACCgaatttccgttccgttcatcaCCGCTACCATACCTCGGCAAGCACCAGCGATGCGAGGCGTAATTTGTCAGCTAAAATCAGCATTTGATGAAAATAAATGCCAACCACATGGGGGACACAATGCCAGTGTGTCTCTGCAGCATGCGACAGATACGAGTTTGCCAAGCAGCCGATGGTCGATGTTCGACAACGGAAGCATACGAAAAAAAGTCCTAATTTCTCTTCTCTCGTTTGAATTACTCTCCGGATTGTGCTCCCTCACGCACCACGAAATTCTGCTGAACTGTCAGAtttcgtcctgctgctgctgctgtacgagAGGGTTGAACGTGGATGCTCGGGAGAGCAAACAGGGCGCACACGTTGGTGCCGCCGTTTGAAGTCCAATAATTTCTCCCAACCTACGGTGAGTGTGAGAAGGCAGTTGGTTGAAagaaaaactattttttctCGAACGCATACCAATGCTcacactggtggtggtggtggtgccaatgGGTCAGCGACCGACAATCGACTTGTCAAAACA
This sequence is a window from Anopheles darlingi chromosome 3, idAnoDarlMG_H_01, whole genome shotgun sequence. Protein-coding genes within it:
- the LOC125953923 gene encoding uncharacterized protein LOC125953923 isoform X2 encodes the protein MECDVSPGPPPPVQANRSTKQQQHVPPAAVATGAGKTLHGGGGSTFVSTEGGNSGGSSSSSSSSTTTDLNTSSGGTAGTVVGSSLAAMASLAADDCPVSSTGPTVPVRVLSMVTPPTTGSSGVAPVVTAVASEPIVRTSIGSNIISITNNKSVGGIGTERSVTGSTQKQQQPVEQQQVTVIDISDQSTIEDVSYTEQLPSCSTTDTSCVILSDEYDSSLPPASLKDEEVDPLNVSLEMPLSSPKCSTPVMLRAAGSPTQQRVTTLSSASANVVVPVATATLGSTPKHHHHLRRNVPRMATGGRQAAGSRQQHQRGGGTASGQMGSNKYSSVDGGASTMREVLASIPGFSIKTRRRTNKKLSTAAQLEQTREGCIDLETPDSILVSTNLRALLNRETFQLLPPLYQYKLVQLLPPVDRPLALDALECERNGIRLNPSSLNNEFFARACQEWRDRLSEGEFTPEAQIKLRAEAERERGKLDPWKLKHFEPMWGDRKYASGAFIGAAGTMANPSPPAPPAPTIPVPVVAPIPVPVPVAMVPPTTPPISSLPTTVSMVVNKVVSTASTVSSVAVSGGRVPPAVSVARTVAKIHPVISSSGRMTTNATKVTAPSFSSKATIITTSSGMIVLPARTTISVTSGVATSLASGIPPAARVGGGVFVDPIGAVAASSNTSNSSIGCATITASTANAATIDNARPPLKTKFRLRPTTEIATSTTANPFSSGDDTAVGVSKQLHKPSAVAQHYQTILNPVALPLTTVRSTQSSPGGRTTMASYGGGSKRMLSTMGGTLGNNGSSVTISNSAEVVVPLGSGVAAVKVSGSQPMSPKRLRTVGAVTRSALAGTGNCQPQQPGIFVQHHPLSNAALTITTTTTNAASPLIARSSPVVVKRLDATSLGAKPLVHQTTTLAAVGAGGVVGSMKRVYSNRSETPPHGDDLLGNCKISRRRTEDACGSRLMTIVTSTAGVSAGAQQPSTTTTNSTTSIVYRSSSSNNLNRLITTTNTNKSATAAPAAVIKSVSSTESSESGGNNGGGNSNSPRVVNVSSNSSFSISSNTSQSNLSATTNTKHFSTGTFIDGSSLTDRRRKGGLYSVAGAAASIGAHKHHEQQSRKKIRRHQLVGRGGSNGRSNRNFSTLQASSATILVDDDDAEEVDSEDPMIIMTLNGDGTSSHEEEENQSLRPSSDLILEDANDLAGTYNAVDSDPRGGPKLERGSLHSIQQQRVLTMTVPNARDRQQQQPQPVVISTGDTGNGLVGGTATGRQTQMIYDHGSGQMFSFVCLPSSSASATSTSNVSSGSTTYGVGSNASAVADAAALSLRSLPPSVTVTALPQPAAAQQQPAAQLLSISNDSSNSSSASTTAMMAASDNHLEGATVVGTGQLGGGEGRAGEETALHMNNTFENVLQGGVVRGDGVDRNLVIVHQSQLACSNASAAEDGLARVGNLAMTQTVVAADLGQNDASAVVQDEEAADEEEDEDEEEDEYDRDEDEDGGVQTTTATNTADEDDEDLEEGNTNELVLGMVLKKEDDHMEDYNGEVGSEILDNHHQSIVHIRQPNQVRRYQPLQQEQLLPSSSGVMNMNLTAYHHDHVHLHQQHQQDHLQLQFQRTSSKASQSSHAATTMVAAAGADDGSGLYNLKVEEDDGVEEPFCYNVNEASDYCDIASAANGEDIPDEGTKPDGMADHNHLLHMVSSMPPQNVGLQEEVGEDEDAATMHENCLDEYDTSHYRQEGEETAPTSEEDEDGMNCVLDQQQQQHQQQQLQGHYQLSQDHGEFQQQQQQEQSEQVLQNNNASLTAGLLLPNVSLSPVVGTAAGAGAEMRGTHILYSGGTISELSNCVAGADLLNDGLVDAECEVEHQPSTQNDGEELEEEENVDEADEEEEDELDEEEDDQEAEESYESPLDGPDVTLPHHYEQQQQHPQQQQMHGQQQLDSYIEDVVDGGDAVYGMVDSTGGEMISTEIVEHNHDQDVAIMLESDLVMAAAGADTFDDEETGRKEEEEESVLANGDSRDPVTSTHGQRHQQQQRSNSLDQQALGEQMVGNSTCGTKDTATEAKYTPAGRSYRQPITSTGLVGGVPRRTTTILVVEDGQMGLIDPGARNGSHTTVSEHLHLRKLKSIASTPATFEQRSNSDNTVPPVTIVSQSASGSSQDQHLQAATRDYLFTTDHPPFPLPEEGGKQDGVVEEVLSCGDPVWTQFKMKMMDPAKMLVVDQHHLADVSNSIILSPLGSSMAPTMAAVSPGATTIQTPTLLTSTNQQTQQHTLHATQSNLQQQHLPNVIQHPQHHHQQTMQQSSSTTLPVATATLIQQMTTGHHNQNHQAQQQQQQQQQQQIHQSAASGISFLAHQQPTVQTTMTTMQTAPPAAQQQQQTQGMNVFQFNTQQQPQQQQAVQVHHQSPNMLGGGVVASHPVTVSAGSTIQLTSEIKDGMRNNMLKTDQGVSYTTIRQGNQQLVTRIKLGNDDSCNQLQQHSPQQHQHQHGIQAQLSKLNVVTSSPLLPLGAPNNHDNLSRVIESVAGNYGVAGAVAVPPAQQLVATQQQQPQTIQHVQTSTGQHIRFEMDTAANNHNHHALLQQASQQQHQPKFIITSRPITSVVNAVTGAKLPLTVQQTTGAATQLGGQQFIQTQDQQLPPRQPLQNSTTVTTIQKPIQLQKIIMSTPSTIGQQQHQQQQQQRPRLPLQRAQVITQVTQKVAPQQQLQHHQQQQIVTPTQSQQRFQQKFVTNQLIRGQNALLVNSGQYVPVQQQQQQPQQSSLTPVTVVGTNVIVGAGQRKHRAVVPATSVALSTASQSATGSGGGRRGGGRTSNSNLPPGAVNLERSYQICQAVIQNSPNRHQLKAQLKSPQAFLAASNSNSNSSISSIGSTGSNGSSSSSSSSSSGVSASSIIGNTKEEPTNGGGNNGGSTFGAALGIGGNKLAGPRLMNPKRIITTLGGRTQSSIVVRQVYTGGSSATQATPISIIPATSQQQQIHNLGEQLQQHAQIISVTAAPTIAHSANNNNVATIVSSGGSAAGGNFGGKYVLLHRTAHLSELVMPRAASAPPTHEQMQIVSSPDSQQHQQQQVTQQQVVHHHVQQQQQQLHHQQQQQQQQQQQQQQQQAQQLVPGLQPTIARRIPSTHGEYYPPGGVLR